The following coding sequences lie in one Arabidopsis thaliana chromosome 3, partial sequence genomic window:
- the BGLU27 gene encoding beta glucosidase 27 (beta glucosidase 27 (BGLU27); FUNCTIONS IN: cation binding, hydrolase activity, hydrolyzing O-glycosyl compounds, catalytic activity; INVOLVED IN: carbohydrate metabolic process; LOCATED IN: cellular_component unknown; EXPRESSED IN: stem, hypocotyl, sepal, stamen; EXPRESSED DURING: 4 anthesis; CONTAINS InterPro DOMAIN/s: Glycoside hydrolase, family 1 (InterPro:IPR001360), Glycoside hydrolase, family 1, active site (InterPro:IPR018120), Glycoside hydrolase, catalytic core (InterPro:IPR017853), Glycoside hydrolase, subgroup, catalytic core (InterPro:IPR013781); BEST Arabidopsis thaliana protein match is: Glycosyl hydrolase superfamily protein (TAIR:AT2G44490.1); Has 11429 Blast hits to 11081 proteins in 1472 species: Archae - 140; Bacteria - 7815; Metazoa - 722; Fungi - 203; Plants - 1548; Viruses - 0; Other Eukaryotes - 1001 (source: NCBI BLink).): protein MTQRKNMYSKKNSFGRSDFPEGFLFGTASSAYQYEGARNEAPRGESVWDTFVRKYPERNCYSNADQAIEFYNHYKDDIQRMKDINMDAFRFSISWPRIFPLGKKSKGVNKEGIQFYNDLIDELLANGITPLATLFHWDTPQALEDEYSGFLSEEAVDDFKDFAALCFEEFGDRVKLWVTLNEPWVYSIGGYDTGRKAPGRASKYMNEAAVAGESGLEVYTVSHNLLLAHAEAVEVFRNNPKCKDGKIGIAHCPVWFEPYDSNCPKDIEACERAMEFMFGWHMDPTVYGDYPAVMKKSIGKRLPSFTAAQSKKLRGSFDFVGVNYYSAFYVKNIDEVNHDKPNWRSDARIEWRKENNAGQTLGVRGGSEWDFLYPQGLRKFLNYAKNKYESPKFMITENGHCDIDYEKKPKLSNLMDLQRTEYHKKHLQSIQQAIQEDGVVVEGYFAWSLLDNCEWNAGYGVRYGLFYVDYNNGLKRFPKMSAMWFKEFLKREEEIEDSEEEEYVLKSTMNKKRFLLATGSSASCFIPKMSESSKALELLF from the exons ATGACGCA AAGGAAGAATATGTACTCGAAGAAAAACTCGTTCGGCCGATCAGATTTCCCAGAGGGTTTCCTTTTCGGTACAGCTTCATCGGCTTACCAATATGAAGGAGCCAGAAACGAAGCTCCTCGAGGAGAGAGTGTTTGGGACACATTTGTTCGCAAATATCCAG AGAGAAATTGCTACTCTAATGCGGACCAAGCAATCGAGTTCTATAACCATTACAAGGACGATATCCAGAGAATGAAGGATATTAACATGGATGCTTTCAGATTCTCTATCTCTTGGCCTAGGATTTTTCCTC TTGGAAAGAAAAGCAAAGGAGTGAACAAAGAAGGAATACAATTCTATAACGATCTCATCGATGAACTCCTCGCTAACG GAATAACACCTCTCGCCACTTTATTTCACTGGGATACTCCTCAAGCACTTGAAGATGAATACAGTGGATTTTTAAGCGAAGAAGCTGT TGATGACTTCAAGGATTTTGCGGCCTTATGTTTTGAGGAGTTTGGCGACCGTGTAAAATTGTGGGTCACACTAAACGAACCATGGGTGTACAGTATTGGTGGCTATGACACGGGAAGAAAAGCCCCCGGACGTGCCTCCAAATACATGAACGAAGCAGCCGTGGCAGGAGAATCTGGTCTCGAGGTTTACACTGTTAGTCACAATCTACTTCTGGCTCACGCCGAAGCTGTTGAGGTCTTCAGGAACAATCCCAAA TGTAAAGATGGCAAGATCGGTATCGCTCATTGTCCCGTATGGTTCGAGCCTTATGACTCGAACTGCCCTAAAGACATAGAAGCATGCGAACGAGCTATGGAGTTTATGTTTGGATG GCACATGGATCCTACGGTGTATGGAGATTACCCTGCAGTCATGAAAAAATCGATCGGAAAAAGATTACCATCATTTACCGCAGCACAATCCAAGAAGCTTAGAGGATCTTTTGATTTCGTTGGGGTGAATTATTACAGTGCTTTCTACGTCAAAAATATTGATGAAGTGAATCATGACAAGCCCAATTGGAGATCAGACGCACGCATCGAATGGAGAA aagaaaacaacgCAGGGCAAACATTAGGTGTAAGAGGTGGTTCGGAATGGGACTTTCTATATCCACAAGGCCTTAGAAAGTTTCTAAATTATGCCAAGAATAAATATGAAAGCCCGAAATTTATGATTACCGAAAACg GACACTGTGATATAGATTATGAGAAAAAGCCTAAACTTTCTAACTTGATGGATCTCCAAAGGACAGAGTACCACAAGAAACATCTCCAAAGCATCCAACAAGCCATCCA GGAGGATGGGGTTGTAGTTGAAGGATACTTTGCGTGGTCATTACTAGACAATTGTGAATGGAACGCCGGTTATGGAGTTCGATATGGACTATTCTACGTCGATTATAACAATGGACTAAAACGTTTCCCGAAAATGTCGGCGATGTGGTTCAAAGAATTcttgaagagagaagaagaaattgaagattcagaagaagaagagtacgTGTTGAAGTCAACaatgaacaagaagagattcttATTAGCAACTGGTTCATCAGCTTCATGCTTTATTCCTAAGATGTCTGAATCTTCTAAAGCCCTCGAACTATTATTCTag
- the BGLU16 gene encoding beta glucosidase 16 (beta glucosidase 16 (BGLU16); FUNCTIONS IN: cation binding, hydrolase activity, hydrolyzing O-glycosyl compounds, catalytic activity; INVOLVED IN: carbohydrate metabolic process; EXPRESSED IN: 23 plant structures; EXPRESSED DURING: 13 growth stages; CONTAINS InterPro DOMAIN/s: Glycoside hydrolase, family 1 (InterPro:IPR001360), Glycoside hydrolase, family 1, active site (InterPro:IPR018120), Glycoside hydrolase, catalytic core (InterPro:IPR017853), Glycoside hydrolase, subgroup, catalytic core (InterPro:IPR013781); BEST Arabidopsis thaliana protein match is: beta glucosidase 13 (TAIR:AT5G44640.1); Has 11475 Blast hits to 11098 proteins in 1475 species: Archae - 144; Bacteria - 7936; Metazoa - 718; Fungi - 200; Plants - 1457; Viruses - 0; Other Eukaryotes - 1020 (source: NCBI BLink).), producing MRGKFLSLLLLITLACIGVSAKKHSTRPRLRRNDFPQDFVFGSATSAYQCEGAAHEDGRGPSIWDSFSEKFPEKIMDGSNGSIADDSYNLYKEDVNLLHQIGFDAYRFSISWSRILPRGTLKGGINQAGIEYYNNLINQLISKGVKPFVTLFHWDLPDALENAYGGLLGDEFVNDFRDYAELCFQKFGDRVKQWTTLNEPYTMVHEGYITGQKAPGRCSNFYKPDCLGGDAATEPYIVGHNLLLAHGVAVKVYREKYQATQKGEIGIALNTAWHYPYSDSYADRLAATRATAFTFDYFMEPIVYGRYPIEMVSHVKDGRLPTFTPEESEMLKGSYDFIGVNYYSSLYAKDVPCATENITMTTDSCVSLVGERNGVPIGPAAGSDWLLIYPKGIRDLLLHAKFRYNDPVLYITENGVDEANIGKIFLNDDLRIDYYAHHLKMVSDAISIGVNVKGYFAWSLMDNFEWSEGYTVRFGLVFVDFEDGRKRYLKKSAKWFRRLLKGAHGGTNEQVAVI from the exons atgagaGGTAAATTTCTAAGTTTACTGTTGCTCATTACTTTGGCCTGCATTGGAGTTTCCGCCAAGAAGCATTCCACAAGGCCTAGATTAAGAAGAAATGATTTCCCACAAGATTTCGTTTTTGGATCTGCTACTTCTGCTTATCAG TGTGAAGGAGCTGCACATGAAGATGGTAGAGGTCCAAGTATCTGGGACTCCTTCTCTGAAAAATTCCCAG aaaAGATAATGGATGGTAGTAATGGGTCCATTGCAGATGATTCTTACAATCTTTACAAG GAAGATGTGAATTTGCTGCATCAAATTGGCTTCGATGCTTACCGATTTTCGATCTCATGGTCACGGATTTTGCCTC GTGGGACTCTAAAGGGAGGAATCAACCAGGCTGGAATTGAATATTATAACAACTTGATTAATCAACTTATATCTAAAG GAGTGAAGCCATTTGTCACACTCTTTCACTGGGACTTACCAGATGCACTCGAAAATGCTTACGGTGGCCTCCTTGGAGATGAATTTGT GAACGATTTCCGAGACTATGCAGAACTTTGTTTCCAGAAGTTTGGAGATAGAGTGAAGCAGTGGACGACACTAAACGAGCCATATACAATGGTACATGAAGGTTATATAACAGGTCAAAAGGCACCTGGAAGATGTTCCAATTTCTATAAACCTGATTGCTTAGGTGGCGATGCAGCCACGGAGCCTTACATCGTCGGCCATAACCTCCTCCTTGCTCATGGAGTTGCCGTAAAAGTATATAGAGAAAAGTACCAG GCAACTCAGAAAGGTGAAATTGGTATTGCCTTAAACACAGCATGGCACTACCCTTATTCAGATTCATATGCTGACCGGTTAGCTGCGACTCGAGCGACTGCCTTCACCTTCGACTACTTCATGGAGCCAATCGTGTACGGTAGATATCCAATTGAAATGGTCAGCCACGTTAAAGACGGTCGTCTTCCTACCTTCACACCAGAAGAGTCCGAAATGCTCAAAGGATCATATGATTTCATAGGCGTTAACTATTACTCATCTCTTTACGCAAAAGACGTGCCGTGTGCAACTGAAAACATCACCATGACCACCGATTCTTGCGTCAGCCTCGTAG GTGAACGAAATGGAGTGCCTATCGGTCCAGCG GCTGGATCGGATTGGCTTTTGATATATCCCAAGGGTATTCGTGATCTCCTACTACATGCAAAATTCAGATACAATGATCCCGTCTTGTACATTACAGAGAATG GAGTGGATGAAGCAAATATTGGCAAAATATTTCTTAACGACGATTTGAGAATTGATTACTATGCTCATCACCTCAAGATGGTTAGCGATGCTATCTC GATCGGGGTGAATGTGAAGGGATATTTCGCGTGGTCATTGATGGATAATTTCGAGTGGTCGGAAGGATACACGGTCCGGTTCGGGCTAGTGTTTGTGGACTTTGAAGATGGACGTAAGAGGTATCTGAAGAAATCAGCTAAGTGGTTTAGGAGATTGTTGAAGGGAGCGCATGGTGGGACGAATGAGCAGGTGGCTGTTATTTAA
- the BGLU16 gene encoding beta glucosidase 16 (beta glucosidase 16 (BGLU16); FUNCTIONS IN: cation binding, hydrolase activity, hydrolyzing O-glycosyl compounds, catalytic activity; INVOLVED IN: carbohydrate metabolic process; LOCATED IN: endomembrane system; EXPRESSED IN: 23 plant structures; EXPRESSED DURING: 13 growth stages; CONTAINS InterPro DOMAIN/s: Glycoside hydrolase, family 1 (InterPro:IPR001360), Glycoside hydrolase, catalytic core (InterPro:IPR017853), Glycoside hydrolase, subgroup, catalytic core (InterPro:IPR013781); BEST Arabidopsis thaliana protein match is: beta glucosidase 13 (TAIR:AT5G44640.1); Has 35333 Blast hits to 34131 proteins in 2444 species: Archae - 798; Bacteria - 22429; Metazoa - 974; Fungi - 991; Plants - 531; Viruses - 0; Other Eukaryotes - 9610 (source: NCBI BLink).), with product MISHKISFLDLLLLLISVKELHMKMVEVQVSGTPSLKNSQEDVNLLHQIGFDAYRFSISWSRILPRGTLKGGINQAGIEYYNNLINQLISKGVKPFVTLFHWDLPDALENAYGGLLGDEFVNDFRDYAELCFQKFGDRVKQWTTLNEPYTMVHEGYITGQKAPGRCSNFYKPDCLGGDAATEPYIVGHNLLLAHGVAVKVYREKYQATQKGEIGIALNTAWHYPYSDSYADRLAATRATAFTFDYFMEPIVYGRYPIEMVSHVKDGRLPTFTPEESEMLKGSYDFIGVNYYSSLYAKDVPCATENITMTTDSCVSLVGERNGVPIGPAAGSDWLLIYPKGIRDLLLHAKFRYNDPVLYITENGVDEANIGKIFLNDDLRIDYYAHHLKMVSDAISIGVNVKGYFAWSLMDNFEWSEGYTVRFGLVFVDFEDGRKRYLKKSAKWFRRLLKGAHGGTNEQVAVI from the exons ATGATTTCCCACAAGATTTCGTTTTTGGATCTGCTACTTCTGCTTATCAG TGTGAAGGAGCTGCACATGAAGATGGTAGAGGTCCAAGTATCTGGGACTCCTTCTCTGAAAAATTCCCAG GAAGATGTGAATTTGCTGCATCAAATTGGCTTCGATGCTTACCGATTTTCGATCTCATGGTCACGGATTTTGCCTC GTGGGACTCTAAAGGGAGGAATCAACCAGGCTGGAATTGAATATTATAACAACTTGATTAATCAACTTATATCTAAAG GAGTGAAGCCATTTGTCACACTCTTTCACTGGGACTTACCAGATGCACTCGAAAATGCTTACGGTGGCCTCCTTGGAGATGAATTTGT GAACGATTTCCGAGACTATGCAGAACTTTGTTTCCAGAAGTTTGGAGATAGAGTGAAGCAGTGGACGACACTAAACGAGCCATATACAATGGTACATGAAGGTTATATAACAGGTCAAAAGGCACCTGGAAGATGTTCCAATTTCTATAAACCTGATTGCTTAGGTGGCGATGCAGCCACGGAGCCTTACATCGTCGGCCATAACCTCCTCCTTGCTCATGGAGTTGCCGTAAAAGTATATAGAGAAAAGTACCAG GCAACTCAGAAAGGTGAAATTGGTATTGCCTTAAACACAGCATGGCACTACCCTTATTCAGATTCATATGCTGACCGGTTAGCTGCGACTCGAGCGACTGCCTTCACCTTCGACTACTTCATGGAGCCAATCGTGTACGGTAGATATCCAATTGAAATGGTCAGCCACGTTAAAGACGGTCGTCTTCCTACCTTCACACCAGAAGAGTCCGAAATGCTCAAAGGATCATATGATTTCATAGGCGTTAACTATTACTCATCTCTTTACGCAAAAGACGTGCCGTGTGCAACTGAAAACATCACCATGACCACCGATTCTTGCGTCAGCCTCGTAG GTGAACGAAATGGAGTGCCTATCGGTCCAGCG GCTGGATCGGATTGGCTTTTGATATATCCCAAGGGTATTCGTGATCTCCTACTACATGCAAAATTCAGATACAATGATCCCGTCTTGTACATTACAGAGAATG GAGTGGATGAAGCAAATATTGGCAAAATATTTCTTAACGACGATTTGAGAATTGATTACTATGCTCATCACCTCAAGATGGTTAGCGATGCTATCTC GATCGGGGTGAATGTGAAGGGATATTTCGCGTGGTCATTGATGGATAATTTCGAGTGGTCGGAAGGATACACGGTCCGGTTCGGGCTAGTGTTTGTGGACTTTGAAGATGGACGTAAGAGGTATCTGAAGAAATCAGCTAAGTGGTTTAGGAGATTGTTGAAGGGAGCGCATGGTGGGACGAATGAGCAGGTGGCTGTTATTTAA
- the BGLU16 gene encoding beta glucosidase 16 (beta glucosidase 16 (BGLU16); FUNCTIONS IN: cation binding, hydrolase activity, hydrolyzing O-glycosyl compounds, catalytic activity; INVOLVED IN: carbohydrate metabolic process; LOCATED IN: endomembrane system; EXPRESSED IN: 23 plant structures; EXPRESSED DURING: 13 growth stages; CONTAINS InterPro DOMAIN/s: Glycoside hydrolase, family 1 (InterPro:IPR001360), Glycoside hydrolase, catalytic core (InterPro:IPR017853), Glycoside hydrolase, subgroup, catalytic core (InterPro:IPR013781); BEST Arabidopsis thaliana protein match is: beta glucosidase 13 (TAIR:AT5G44640.1); Has 11180 Blast hits to 10839 proteins in 1465 species: Archae - 144; Bacteria - 7776; Metazoa - 711; Fungi - 196; Plants - 1395; Viruses - 0; Other Eukaryotes - 958 (source: NCBI BLink).): protein MISHKISFLDLLLLLISVKELHMKMVEVQVSGTPSLKNSQEDVNLLHQIGFDAYRFSISWSRILPRGTLKGGINQAGIEYYNNLINQLISKGVKPFVTLFHWDLPDALENAYGGLLGDEFVNDFRDYAELCFQKFGDRVKQWTTLNEPYTMVHEGYITGQKAPGRCSNFYKPDCLGGDAATEPYIVGHNLLLAHGVAVKVYREKYQATQKGEIGIALNTAWHYPYSDSYADRLAATRATAFTFDYFMEPIVYGRYPIEMVSHVKDGRLPTFTPEESEMLKGSYDFIGVNYYSSLYAKDVPCATENITMTTDSCVSLVGERNGVPIGPAGIRDLLLHAKFRYNDPVLYITENGVDEANIGKIFLNDDLRIDYYAHHLKMVSDAISIGVNVKGYFAWSLMDNFEWSEGYTVRFGLVFVDFEDGRKRYLKKSAKWFRRLLKGAHGGTNEQVAVI, encoded by the exons ATGATTTCCCACAAGATTTCGTTTTTGGATCTGCTACTTCTGCTTATCAG TGTGAAGGAGCTGCACATGAAGATGGTAGAGGTCCAAGTATCTGGGACTCCTTCTCTGAAAAATTCCCAG GAAGATGTGAATTTGCTGCATCAAATTGGCTTCGATGCTTACCGATTTTCGATCTCATGGTCACGGATTTTGCCTC GTGGGACTCTAAAGGGAGGAATCAACCAGGCTGGAATTGAATATTATAACAACTTGATTAATCAACTTATATCTAAAG GAGTGAAGCCATTTGTCACACTCTTTCACTGGGACTTACCAGATGCACTCGAAAATGCTTACGGTGGCCTCCTTGGAGATGAATTTGT GAACGATTTCCGAGACTATGCAGAACTTTGTTTCCAGAAGTTTGGAGATAGAGTGAAGCAGTGGACGACACTAAACGAGCCATATACAATGGTACATGAAGGTTATATAACAGGTCAAAAGGCACCTGGAAGATGTTCCAATTTCTATAAACCTGATTGCTTAGGTGGCGATGCAGCCACGGAGCCTTACATCGTCGGCCATAACCTCCTCCTTGCTCATGGAGTTGCCGTAAAAGTATATAGAGAAAAGTACCAG GCAACTCAGAAAGGTGAAATTGGTATTGCCTTAAACACAGCATGGCACTACCCTTATTCAGATTCATATGCTGACCGGTTAGCTGCGACTCGAGCGACTGCCTTCACCTTCGACTACTTCATGGAGCCAATCGTGTACGGTAGATATCCAATTGAAATGGTCAGCCACGTTAAAGACGGTCGTCTTCCTACCTTCACACCAGAAGAGTCCGAAATGCTCAAAGGATCATATGATTTCATAGGCGTTAACTATTACTCATCTCTTTACGCAAAAGACGTGCCGTGTGCAACTGAAAACATCACCATGACCACCGATTCTTGCGTCAGCCTCGTAG GTGAACGAAATGGAGTGCCTATCGGTCCAGCG GGTATTCGTGATCTCCTACTACATGCAAAATTCAGATACAATGATCCCGTCTTGTACATTACAGAGAATG GAGTGGATGAAGCAAATATTGGCAAAATATTTCTTAACGACGATTTGAGAATTGATTACTATGCTCATCACCTCAAGATGGTTAGCGATGCTATCTC GATCGGGGTGAATGTGAAGGGATATTTCGCGTGGTCATTGATGGATAATTTCGAGTGGTCGGAAGGATACACGGTCCGGTTCGGGCTAGTGTTTGTGGACTTTGAAGATGGACGTAAGAGGTATCTGAAGAAATCAGCTAAGTGGTTTAGGAGATTGTTGAAGGGAGCGCATGGTGGGACGAATGAGCAGGTGGCTGTTATTTAA